From the Theobroma cacao cultivar B97-61/B2 chromosome 2, Criollo_cocoa_genome_V2, whole genome shotgun sequence genome, one window contains:
- the LOC18608231 gene encoding root phototropism protein 3 — protein sequence MWESENESVRGRDYANGVLSSSKHGVKTDGFELRGQSWYVATDIPSDLQVQVGDVNFHLHKYPLLSRSGKINRLIYESHDPDLNKIALEDLPGGPEAFELAAKFCYGIAVDLTAGNISGLRCAAEYLEMTEDLEEGNLIFKTEAFLSYVVLSSWRDSILVLKSCEKLSPWAENLQIVRRCSESIAWKACANPKGIKWAYTGRPTKVSSPKWNDLKDSSPSRNQPVPPDWWFEDVSILRIDHFVRVITAIKVKGMRFELIGASIMHYAAKWLPGLIKDGQGQGDDTSISSNSNSSGSSSWKGGLHMIVAGTKDDTPSIQSKDQRMIIESLISIIPPQKDSVSCSFLLRLLRMANMLKVAPALVTELEKRVGMQFEQATLADLLIPSYNKSETLYDVDLVQRLLEHFLVQEQTESSSPSRQSFTDKHMYEGAQRGNNPNAKMRVARLVDSYLTEVSRDRNLSLTKFQVLAEALPESARTCDDGLYRAIDSYLKAHPTLSEHERKRLCRVMDCQKLSIDACMHAAQNERLPLRVVVQVLFSEQVKISNALANTTLKDPAETQYQPLIPNRKTLLEGTPQSFQEGWVAAKKDINTLKFELESVKTKYLVLQNDMENLQRQFDKMSKQKQTSAWTSGWKKLSKLTKMTTVENQDIGPQISTTAEQTRKAPRRWRNSIS from the exons ATGTGGGAATCAGAGAATGAATCCGTTAGAGGGAGAGACTATGCGAATGGAGTCCTTAGTTCCAGTAAACATGGCGTCAAGACTGATGGGTTCGAGCTGAGGGGCCAGTCCTG GTACGTCGCTACTGACATTCCCAGTGACCTTCAAGTTCAAGTTGGAGATGTCAATTTTCACTTGCACAAG TATCCCCTGCTTTCCCGAAGTGGAAAGATAAATAGGCTTATATATGAGTCACACGACCCAGACCTGAACAAAATTGCTTTGGAAGATCTTCCTGGAGGACCTGAGGCGTTTGAGCTAGCAGCAAAATTCTGCTATGGTATTGCAGTAGACTTAACAGCAGGGAATATCTCTGGTCTGAGATGTGCTGCAGAGTACCTTGAGATGACAGAGGACTTGGAAGAGGGCAATCTTATATTCAAAACTGAAGCATTTCTTAGCTATGTGGTCCTATCCTCCTGGAGAGACTCCATACTTGTACTGAAAAGTTGTGAAAAGCTCTCACCATGGGCAGAAAACCTTCAAATTGTGCGAAGATGCAGTGAGTCAATAGCTTGGAAGGCTTGTGCCAATCCAAAAGGAATCAAATGGGCATATACTGGGAGACCCACTAAAGTTTCTAGCCCCAAATGGAATGATTTGAAAGATTCAAGCCCCAGCAGAAACCAGCCTGTTCCTCCTGATTGGTGGTTTGAAGATGTTTCAATCCTCAGGATTGATCATTTTGTAAGGGTTATTACCGCAATCAAGGTCAAAGGAATGAGATTTGAATTGATTGGGGCTTCAATAATGCATTATGCAGCCAAATGGCTTCCaggtttgataaaagatgGTCAAGGGCAAGGAGATGATACGAGCATCAGCAGCAATAGTAATAGCAGTGGCAGCAGTAGCTGGAAAGGTGGACTCCATATGATTGTAGCAGGAACTAAAGATGACACTCCATCCATTCAGTCCAAAGATCAACGGATGATTATCGAAAGTCTCATTAGTATAATTCCACCGCAGAAAGATAGCGTGTCGTGCAGTTTTCTTCTTCGGCTTTTGAGGATGGCAAACATGTTGAAAGTGGCACCTGCCTTGGTAACTGAATTGGAGAAGCGGGTGGGAATGCAGTTTGAACAGGCTACACTGGCAGATCTTCTCATTCCCTCTTACAACAAAAGTGAGACTTTGTATGATGTGGACCTTGTTCAGAGACTCTTGGAGCATTTCCTTGTTCAAGAGCAGACCGAAAGTTCGAGTCCAAGTAGACAGTCCTTTACTGACAAACACATGTACGAAGGAGCACAAAGGGGAAATAATCCAAATGCCAAGATGAGAGTCGCCAGGCTAGTCGATAGTTATCTTACAGAAGTTTCCAGAGATAGAAACCTGTCTCTGACAAAGTTTCAGGTACTGGCAGAAGCTTTGCCTGAGTCTGCAAGGACCTGCGATGATGGACTTTATCGAGCAATTGATTCCTATCTTAAG GCACATCCAACACTCTCTGAGCATGAAAGGAAGCGACTCTGCCGTGTCATGGACTGCCAAAAGCTCTCCATTGATGCCTGCATGCATGCTGCTCAAAATGAAAGGCTCCCACTGCGAGTTGTGGTGCAGGTGCTCTTCTCGGAGCAAGTGAAGATAAGCAATGCATTGGCCAACACCACCCTCAAAGACCCTGCAGAAACTCAGTACCAGCCCTTGATCCCAAACCGTAAGACATTACTAGAAGGGACGCCACAATCATTCCAAGAAGGATGGGTTGCTGCCAAGAAGGATATTAACACACTCAAGTTCGAGCTTGAGAGCGTGAAGACTAAGtaccttgtgctccaaaacgACATGGAGAACTTGCAACGGCAATTTGATAAGATGTCAAAGCAGAAACAGACATCCGCATGGACCAGTGGATGGAAGAAACTTAGCAAACTCACTAAGATGACAACCGTGGAAAACCAGGACATCGGACCTCAAATCTCAACCACGGCAGAACAAACTAGAAAGGCACCTAGAAGATGGAGAAATTCAATTTCGTAA